The genomic segment CTGTAAGTGtcactggataagagtgtctgacaaataatgtaaaatgctAACACTGATCAAATTCCAAAAGCGATGGATATGGGACAATTTTCGACACATTGACTGCGAAGAAATATAATACATTTGAATTGCTTCCCTCCAGACCTCTGCGAAGACAGAATGCTACCCGCAGGGGAAATTAGTTTGACACCCTGGTTCTACAGGTATGGTATGGGGATTCTTTATAGATTTCCTTATGGTCTGGCACCTTCTCTAACAGCCAGATACGGTTCCATTTGGCAAGCCAAGTATGTATTTGGCTAATTTAGTTGAATATAATATATTTCCCTTAGATTGTAACAGACTGACTCATGTAAGAGTCATCATGTGGAGGGTGAAGAGGTTGTGTCTAGTGCAAGTGCTAGAGAACATCTCATCTTCAGGCATTGCTTAGAGATGTTATCACTTTATCTCACTTGTCTAAATCATGCTGTTATGTTCTTTCTGTGTCCTGAAACAAAACATCTCCTATCACCAGTCATCTACTACAGCTTGCCTGCTGTAACCATGAAACCATAGCGCTCCACTTTTGTTTCTCAATTGTAGGTTGCCACCTTCTGGTGAAAGTTGAAATAGCTACAGTATACTGTTTAAAATGGGTCAGTGCGATCCGGGATCTTTGGGACGTCCCTCAACGGATAGCAACGACCCTTGTAAATGTTTAGCTGTCATACTCCCATTCCATGTCCTTATCTGAACTAACTCAACACAGTAAGAAGAAAAAATATTACGTTTGAAGTATACCATTCTCCTCAGAGGATCCAGGCAGAACATAGTTGACCAGACTCTCAGCCAGGGTCAGTGCAGTGTCTGCTCCCTCCCCTGCAAGGTGGACAGGCTTGCTGTCCAGGACGTAGCTAAAGCCATCACTGAAGGCACTCCTGGTCAACTGGAGCCAACTGGATGCCATGCTGAGCACCCTGTCTGAGGTGCCAGCGATGGGGCTGGCGATGCCCTCCTTAGCTGTCTGCACTGTAGAGGTGACTGCATCCACTATGCCAGATGCCAACTGTGTGAAACAGAGGAAAAAGACAGGTTTTAGGGGCAGAAGTCATGCTGTGTAACAAGCATTTTAAATTGACTCAGAAAATAGCTTCCTTGCCTTCTCAGGGGGATACTGCAGAGCTGGGATCTTCTCCTCCAGATGATCCAGCCCTTTACAGGCCAGATTGTTGGCAGCAACAACTAGAGACAATATATTGAGTTTAGAGAAGGTCATTATGTGTTTTACACTGCCGATAACCTCTGAGTATTGAACACATTGAAAGATGTTCTCTACTCTGTGAAATTATTTAATCACAAATAATACGCTATTAAACATCTCCAGGAGCTAGATAGCAAAAATGCAGATGAGATCATTGTCATTTTGGCATTGCTCTCTGAGACAGAATATCTGTGGCACACCTTAGTGACATGCAAGCTGCAATCTGCCTTGGTACTTTCATTATATTGCACTCATTACAACAGATCCTTTTTCCTCACTTGCCAATGGGTTGTGAGCAAAGCTGTATTGCATTTGCAGATTCAAAACTTTCCTTCATGCGTGTTCATTCAAATGTTTGTGAAGTAAGCTAGAACGTGAGACAATGAAATATTTAAATTGCCCAATTTATCATGAAATCTCAAAGTCTACTTGTCACCAGAGAACAGTTTTGCAATTTGTGAATGTGAGTTCAGGACACAGAGTTCATCCAATATAAATTACATTTCACAACCAGGAAATGTAACATCCCGAGAGAGAGTTTCATGACAACTGTGTGTTCTCCCCATCAACAAGTAGAACATAGAAACAGTCAAACCAAGTCTTGTAGACCTGGCGCAGTCTACTAAACCTGGCTCTAATAAGAGCTGGCCCTAGCCCAGGCGTACGGCAGGACACATTCCCAGACTCAACAGCACAACGAATTTGTTGTCACTACAGATTATCAAACAAACAGCAAACACTCTCAGTGAGAATGAGCTCATTTACTCCTTTTCATGTATTGCACTTCACAGCATCAACATGTATTGAAGGATTACTTTTGGAGGTACTGCATGTTCAGGTTACTGTAGTAGATGGACATCACAATCAGGTAATGGTACTGCAGTGTGAAGCAGTATAGACTATTGTACTGTAGTAGCTGAACATATGGTTAATGAACTGATTACACAGCCTATCTATTTGTCTGGACTGGTGGCAGGGTGACTAACAATTTTTGCAGTGCAGCAATTGATGACAGTTAGCACTAAGGCAGGGAATCAGTGTGCTCACGCTGGGTCTCCAGTCGGTCGATGGCAGGCTGGATGCTCCACACTGCCAGACTGCTGGCGGTCCTGGCCCCCCTCTCATACAccccacacacagagcagaggagCGGGTGGGTCTGCTTGGTGCTAGTGTAGGTCCTCTCAATAACCTCATAGGTAGAGCTCACTGCAGGTAGGCTTAGGAGTCTGACAAACACATTGTCCTGAGAGACATGGAACAACAACTCACTCCTCAAGCTGAGACAGACATGCTCAACTCTGTCAATGTGCATACAAACTGTAGTAGGCTACATATATACATAACTGTTATTATAGTCTGTCAGAGATTTACAGATGAGGGTTAGGATATTGTACTGTAGTGGAATTATGTTACAGTTACATCAGTGCATGAACATGTAGTTGTAAACTGTTTGGAAACCTTACCTTTTCCTGGGCTTTGGTGGATGCTGTTTTCTCTGGAGCCATTATGACTGATCAACTAGGCCTATGTGAATAACATAATGATGAATCATTGTTGCACCTGAAGCAAGTTTGGAACTACTACCAGCATATTGACTTGTAGAAACATTTTATATTTAATATATTATTAGGCTACTACTACAGAAGTAAACCAgcaattttttaaaatcaaatgtaATATGAATAGAAACTAACCGTCTAGTGTTGAGTCCCGCTGAAGACCGTGGCACATTTAATTTGGTGAGAGACAGAAGAACTATACAGACACAACCTGGGGAAAAAGCCTGCTCATCACGCCCACTTAAAGGAGAAGTCTACCCAAAATCCAGAATCTCCCAAGTGGTTCCAAACCTTGAAACTATTTCAGTggagttcctctctctctccctggattGCAGAACTGAGACAGCTGCAAAAACAGGTCATGTGACTCCTGATATTCCTGGATGCAGTCCTCGCTCCTCTCCGTTGTCAGTGAATGCATGATTTACAAATCTGCAAACTGTTGGCAAAATCATTGTTTTATTGAATTCGTATGGCCAAATTTGCTATTTTTGTCAAAAGTACATTTGGTACTTTTGAACCAGATTTGTGATTATTTTCTATTATTATTTTATGTAGCCCTCATAGGGAAAACCATTATAAAACTCATTATATGCCAATATATGGAGCTGTCTTCAGTATCCTCACTACTTCCAACCCCCCCAAATCAAGCTGGAAATTAAGCTCCATATAAGGGCATATCGTGACATATCGTGACATTTCTAAATAAAAGGGTTTCCCCCATGAGGGCGCTCATGCACAGATTTGACCCATCTCCACTTCTGTGTCAGTCAGCTacctaaaataaaacatttaatcatCGCAAATATTTAATGAGGAAAAGTCAACATTTTGTGACTCAAAAAAGTATTTTTAGACAAAAACAGCTCATTTCAATAAAACAATGTATTTGCTTCTAGGGCGCAGATTTGTGAATCATGCATTCGCTGACAACAGAGCAGAGTGAGGCGTGCATCCAGCAATGTCACAAATCATGTGACCCCTTTTTTCAGCTGTCTCAGTTCTGCACTCcaaggagtgagagggggagagggcaaaCTCCactaaactacactgaacaaaaatatacaagcaacatgcaacaatttcaaagaattgactgagttacagtttatataagtaaatcagtcatttgaaataaatacattaggccctaatctatagattccACATGACTGGGAGTACAGAcatgtatctgttggtcacagatacactacattactaaaagtatgtggacacctgcttgtctaacatctcattcaaaaatcatgggcattaatatggatttggtcccccctttgctgcaataacagcctccacactcctgggaaggctttccactagatgttggaacattgctgcggggagttgtttccatttagccacaagagcattagcgaggtcgggcaatgatgttggccgattaggcctggctcgcagttggcattccaattcatccaaaaggtgttcgatggggttgaggtcaaggatctgtgcaggccagtcaagttcttccccaccgatctcgacaaaccatttctgtatggatctcgctttctTCATGGGGGCATtttcatgttgaaacaggaaagggccttccccaaactgtttacacaaagttggaagcacagaatcatctagaaagtatgctgtagtgttaagatttcccatcattagaactaagaggcctagcccgaaccatgtaaaactgccccagaccaccaaattttacagttggcactatgcattcggggcAGGTAGCATTAACCTGGCATCGTACAAatccagattcatccgtcggactgccaggtgGGTAGGTACCAACATATCCGACATGCTGATCTTCAACAAGGGGgtacctcaggggtgcgtgctcagtcccctcctctactccctgttcactcatgactgcatggccaggcatgactccaacaccatctttaAGTTGGCTGATGACATAACAGTGGTGGGCCTGAtcaactatcatggtccaaacacaccaagacagtgaagAGTGCACTACAAAGCCTATTccgcctcaggagactgaaaagatttggcatgggtcctcagatcctcaaaaagttattcaccatggttgcatcactgcctggtatggcaactgctcagcctccaacagcaaggcactacagagggtagtgatacggcccagtacatcactgggggcacGCTTCCTTCCATCCTGGGCCTGtaggtccaaaagacttcttaacagcttctaccaagccataacactgctgaacagctaatcaaatggctacccagactatttgcattgccacccgcctctacctacatgtatatattacctcaattacctcgactaaccggtgcctccgcacattgactctgtactggtaccccctgtatatagcctcgctattgttattttactgctgctctttaattatttgttacttttattttttattacattttttacttaacacttatttttcttaaaactgcgttTTTGGTTAAaagcttgtaagtaagaatgtcactgtaaggtctacacctattgtattcggcgcatgtgacaaataacatttgatttaatttggtttGAAGTGTGATTcaacactccagagaatgcgtttccactcttccagagtccaatggcatcACGCATTACACCACTCCAACAGACGCTGCTTCCCATGTTCTTGTTGTTTTCGgcaacaaatcattttaaaacatttattttggggTCTTCATACATTTTCCCCTCATTTGTTCTAGCGTTTGTCTACGATGTGTGTAGAAGGCTCTGATGATGGAGTGACCAAGCATTGTTCTAATTTCTTTTTCAAGTTTGTCCCCTCCACATCCACTCAATGAGAGATATTATTGAGAAGACAGGTCTGAAAGATTCCAGACTAAATCAGGAGTATTTTTTTAGGTTAGCCCCAAAGAAATTATAGTCTGGATATTGATCAGTGTATGACTCAATTTATTAATGCTTTCATCCAATGGAGCTGACAGCAAATCCCTTGACAATAAGTATGCGTGTCAATAAGCATCCTTTAGGAAATGACACCTCTTCTTGACAAAGGGGCTGGATATGCCATGTAGATTCATTTATCATGTTCGGAAGGATTCATGTTGGGCTCATGAGTGTTCAAAACATGACTGATGTATACATAAATGTATTCTGTTCCATACAACACATCTCAGCATGGCAGGTGTAACAGAGTAAGAAAATACATCCTGTTTTATTTGTAAAGTTCACCCAAATTAGTTTAATAAGCATTGCATTCATGATATTGAGTTTCTGTTTAAACATGCCATATAGTTGTATTGATTCCTATTGACATACTGTATTCCATTCATCGCTACTTGACTGACATTGTGTAGTTGGTTGACAATATGTCACTCTGACAGCTCTATTGTTGTTGCGACTGTTTTGTGCTGATAGAGTGTACGGTAGGTTGGAAATGCTTCTCTACTACTTTCCCAGTTAAAGGCGTGGTCTCTTGATATAATTATGTCCAAACTGTCACAGAATGTGTATGAACTAATGTACAACGTAATGACAAGTAGTTTGTTGTAATGTAAAATGTTTTTGGGTTGTTTTAACTGAGTTTTTATGCTAACTTGTTAGCTATGCTAGCTCTCGTCCTGTTagccatgtactgtatgtatactgttaGATAGCTTGTTTTCAACATGTGTTTGCCATTCAAACCTAGAAGGTTAGACATttttgcatttaaaaaaatattattttatgtTGTAGGAGAGTGAGAGAAGCCATAAATCAACTAACACTATGGTGTTGGTTATTGCCTGTCCCAGGTATGTGATTGAATGTGTTGTCTATGGAGAATTTGTAATTGTTCTATGTAATTATTGTTGGCTATTTTTATTGTATAATTTTACATGGAGCTCAGGCATTATGAAAGAAAAATGAAATATACTACTTGATCAAAACAAGAATACCATAACAGACTGTTAAGTGCTGATGGAGTGTGAAAGAAGCAATAGCTCAACTAACACTGCGTGTTGTCTGTCCCAGAATAAAATAATTTCATGGGCTCCAGTACCATCGTGTCCGTGCATGCTGATTAGTTGCCTTGGAATGGAGTCAGAACCAAAAGGTTACAATTGGTTACAATCGGATCAGCCGATTGCCTATGGACATCTGCAGCAGTGCCGTGTATCCAGTGCATCACAAGTGGATTTCATTTTGTTTTTGTACCTTTCGTATTATAGGGAGTTGTCTCTGAATTCTCTGAATTTCTCTATTTGTTATTTTCAGAGTACATTTCTCAGTCATTTGAGTCGTATCTTTAAACAGTCTCTCACCCAGCATTGAATAAACCAattattttacacattttatttGACTTTTGGGATATTTTACTATTAATACCATGGTAGAAGGTATTGATAGAACCAGACCAGGTAAAGGTTATGGTGGCACTAGGCCCAAAGTCTCAGTGCACTTTGCTGACCCTAGCTCAGTCCTTGATTTACCAGATCTTGGAAACTACTGTGAATATGACACCGTACACTTCAACACCAGGCCCTCTAGTGACCCAGCTACAGAGTTAGGTGTGTTGATGGAGAAGTTAGGCGAGCACATAGGAGACTCAGTGACAGCCAGACTACTATTTGAGGGTGAATGTGGGAAAACAACTCAGCCCTCCAGATGTCACAGTGGCTCAGCCAACTCCAGCCCACAGGGTACAAACCTAGATCTATCTCAGTTGAATATAATCCTGAAATCTAATGCCAAGGATACACCAGTCTTCAGGGGGATGGGTCAGACAAGTGTGACTTTCTGGAATGGGTTGATGTGATGGGGATGGACGTGAAGACGTGAAGAGAAGGAGTGTCCCATTAACCAGCCAGTCAGAGAAGAAGATGAGTAGGCTAAGGCATTCTGAAGCAGCACTataccagcaggtagcctagtaatcaaatccctgagttgactatgtgaaaaatctgttggtgtccttgagcaaggcacttaacccttgcTCTGGATAACAGTATCTGCTAAATGGCTAAAATATTTttgtgtaaacaacaacagtgcccctgaacaggcatgcCATGTGTGTAAAGATACAGCACACACCACATTCTCCCACTGTCAGTCTAGTCGACTATGTTTCAGATGTCATTCCATAGGTCATGTTAGAGAGACTGCCATATAGCCGCATCTAAGACCCTGGCTGCCCGAGTGACGAGCCAGCCAGAATCCACCAGCTCAGGAAACTAGTTTGCCTGCATTCGGAGAGGAGAAGTGAAGGTAACAGTGAAAGTAACAGTGAAAAATCCCTCAGTGAAGTACCTGATTATGAGTCAGTTCATTCATCACTTTCCCAAGAGTCTCCAGAACACACAGCGTGTTGATAGCTCATATAGCCTCTTTTACACGCCAGTCAAAATTAACAGTCAGATCACAGTCAATGGCCTGCACACTTCTGGGTAAACGAGATTAAGGGGGTACGGCAAACCAGTCAAAAAAAGGGAAAAGGGGATGTAGAGCCAGAGGTTAGAGCAGTACTCTGAAATGTATAATGTCAGTGTGTCATCTTGTGGCATTGTGATACACCCAGATACTCCTTACCTTGGTGCCAGCCCAGATGGGAAGTTTTTTTTGACCCTGCCACAAATCCTCCTTTTGCCATGGTTCCACCTGTCTCCAGAGAGTGGCAGATACCGTCCTAAAGACATTAATGACACTCAGTTGTGTCCTATGACCTCATTATGTTTTGCCTGTTCAAAGAGGTGTGTTTATGTTGTCCTTTGCTGAAACCAACTTGAattatgtgctgtgtgtgtttgtcttctgAGGGAGTTTTCGAgacttagtgtttgttgttttcccAGTGTTACTGTGATCCTTCCTTTACTGTGTCTCAATAAATGTTTATGTTTATCCTTAAACGCTGATTcctcgtctggtctcttctctgcacctgggtcccaACCTCACCATGTCACAGTAAGCTTCAGCCCATCAACATGGACCCAGCAGAGATCACCCAGATCAAGACTGTTGTAACCCACCAAGGAGCACTGCTGGAGTGGCAGCAAGAACAACTCTTCCAGATGTCAGAAACACTCTGGGCACTTACCGACTCCCTCTAACCACAGTCCAACCCCAACCCAGGAGGAGCCAATGCCCAAGTCTCATCACCCAGTGCTACAGGCGTCACCGTAGATCCTCAAGGGAACCTGCACAGGGAATCATCCAAGccccctgagcggtatgacaggcCCCCGGGAGGATGCAAGGGGTTCCTCACTCAGTGCTCTCTAATGTTCGAGCTACAGTCCTCCTCGTTCCACACCGATCAGGCCAAGATCGCCTACATAATCTCTCTACTCTCAGGCAAGGCCATGGCATGGGCAACGGCAGTGTGGGAACAGCAGCCACCATCATGCAGCTCCATATTAGCCTTCACTGTGACGAGACTACAAGTACCTAGTCGGCGGAAGAGAAGCGGTCAGCCGACTGTTCAACATCTGCCAAGGGGCCAGACCAGTGACTGACTTTGCCTTTGAGTTCCGCACACCCTCGCCGCCGAGAGTGGGTGGAATACACAGGCACTGATCAAAGCTTTTCCACTGGTCAACACTTTCCACCAGGGGTTGTCTAACTCTGTCAAGGATGAACTGGCCTCTCAGGAACTGGGAGAGGACCATTAGTCGCTGATAACGCTGGCAAACAGGATCGACAACTGCCCATGAGAACGTATGAGACAGAGGTTTATGTCACCACCCCAGTATCCCGGGTTCCTTAGCACCCCAAGCCCCCCGAACCCAGCATTGAGGAGCCCAATGCAGTTGGGACTTAAACATCTGAGTCGCACACGTCTGAGCCCATAGAAGTCTGACAGGCTCATGCGTGAAGGCTGCTGCCTCTACTGTGGAGGTATTGTCCATCTCCGTGCTACATGCACAGAGCTGACGGGAAACGCCAGGGCTCGCCAGGAAAAGGGGAGACCCTGACATGCTGTGCAGTTACTCACCAGCTAcccagtcactgtctgtcactaCCCACAACCCTCCACTGGGACAACCGTCAGCACCAGATTCAAGCTTTCGTGGACTCTGGGGCCGCAGATGATTTCATTGATCAAGCCTTCGCAAGAGAATTACAAATCCCCTGTGTGAAATCTCCCATCCATCGGCAGATTCAACCCCTCGATGGACGCCCCATTGGCTCCGGTCAGGTGGAATGTCAGACCAAGCCCTTTCTACTGCAGGTTGGGGTGAATCACTCAGACTCTTAGTTTTCTTTTGATCATGGCTGCCGAGAACATCCTTATCCTAGGGTACCAGTGGCCAGCGCTACATAACCCACTACTCTCCTGGTCCACGGgacacctactacacctactgGGGTAAGGACTGCCAGGCTAAATGTCTATGATCCCCACCTAGAGCCTTGCTGCGTCCCCCTGCATCCATATAATGGACATATTTTGGGTTTCTACATCATGCAAATATTTTTCACAAGCGAGACAATAACAAAGACATACATCTTCTTGCCCTCCACATTCTCCATGGACGGCCGTTGGTTGTGACAGACTTGCCTTTAATGACCATTAGTCTTTGATTTCCAGGGCAAATATATTCAGTTTAGTAAGTCTTCTTTGGATCATTGGAGAAGGAGGATATTCGGCAGAATTAATAACTCTTTATCACCTAAAGTTGAGGCACTTTGATAATTTTCAGCCAACATGCATTCAACACAATTTGGGTCAGTGCCTGATACGCCGAAGATCCCTGCTGCATCCAATCTTTGTTGCGGTTCTCCTCCTTGTCATGCTGGAGGAGCAAAAGGCCCATTTGTGTTAACTGACTACGTGATGCAAAACACCCCTCCACAGATTCTGAAATGAATTGAGAATGCTTCATTTAAAGCATTACAACCTCAACTATGTAGAGTAAAAATCTTATGCCACTTGTTTGGGAGGCAGTCATCCCATCCAGAACAATGTTTCAATTGGTATAAACTAAGACAAGCTTCTATGTCTActaaacaatatactgtataactTGAGGTGTTTCTTGGATGACATTGATATCAATTTATGTTAGTGCGAGTAATGTGTTGCTTCAGAGAATGCTcagaagtacagttgaagtcggaagcttacatacaccgtagccaaatacatttcaactcagtttttcgcaattcctgacatataatcctaggaaaaattccctttcttaggtcagttaggatcaccactttattttaagaatgtgaaatgtcagaataatagtagagataattatttatttcagcttgtatttctttcatcacattcccattgggtcagaagttgacatacacttaattagtatttggtagcattgcctttaaattgtttaacttgggtcaaacgtttcaggtagccttccacaagcttcccacaataagttgggtgaattttgacccattcctcatgacagagctggtgtaacttagtcaggtttgtaggcctccttactctaacacgcttttcagttctgcccacaaattttctataggattgaggtcagggctttatgatggccactccaataccttgactttgttgtccttaagtcattttgccaaaactttggaagtacacatggggtcgttgtccatttggaagacccatttgcgaccaagctttaacttcctgactgatgtcctgagatgttgcttcaatgtatccacataattttcctacctcatgaagccatctattttgtgaagtgcaccagtccttcctgcagcaaagcacacccacagcatgatgctgccaccctcgtgcttcacagttgggatggtgttcttcggcttgcaagcgtccccctttttcctccaaacataactatggtcattatggccaaacagttctatttttgtttcatcagaccagaggacatttctccaacttTGTCcacatgtacagttgcaaaccgtagtctggcttttttaatggcggttttggagcaatggcttcttccttgctgaggggcctttcaagtatgtcaatataggactcgattgactgtggatatagatacttttgtacctgtttcctccagcatcttcaaatcaaatcaaatcaaagtgtatttgtcatgtgcgccgaatacaacagctgtagaccttacagtgaaatgcttacttacaggctctaaccaattgtcacgccctgacctgagtattctttgttttttaaatatatgttggttaggtcagggtgtgacgagggtggtatgtgtgttttttctcatctagggtttttgtactgtctaggggttttgtagatttatggggttgtttccatctaggtgtttatgtaggtctatggttgcctagattggttctcaattagaggcaggtgtttatcgttgtctctgattgggaaccatatt from the Oncorhynchus kisutch isolate 150728-3 linkage group LG4, Okis_V2, whole genome shotgun sequence genome contains:
- the plin1 gene encoding perilipin-1 isoform X2, translated to MAPEKTASTKAQEKDNVFVRLLSLPAVSSTYEVIERTYTSTKQTHPLLCSVCGVYERGARTASSLAVWSIQPAIDRLETQLVAANNLACKGLDHLEEKIPALQYPPEKLASGIVDAVTSTVQTAKEGIASPIAGTSDRVLSMASSWLQLTRSAFSDGFSYVLDSKPVHLAGEGADTALTLAESLVNYVLPGSSEENESAALWEQESGVSAPGLPPSYRRLGALASTVCRRAYNQTAATLQHAKSQGQDLVTHISGVSPLTEYAMKNLEAVETVGLFFQSSLMGFFSWEEQRDKATEAEFQKSGGGLQRLVSGLGYQLQINYMSVVSSVKSAPQTTFGLAKNGLGALLETVGSARDRVVNSISYYVMDCSKQGHVCVMLRVPLLVYSVS